One window of Maridesulfovibrio frigidus DSM 17176 genomic DNA carries:
- a CDS encoding DUF3131 domain-containing protein, with the protein MKQQNKLARLLQVTALVTVLFALCGCKLHSRSASSDDIFTFKIASAEPSPRHAVATGSFWEQESPAVLSEKDMNSAKQAWAYFERTIFPETGLPQGAVGSDTLTMHNIAGYLAALTCAKRLEIIDSISFHTRMTKLVTWLNSMQLNSMGTPNTFYNARTGQMIQNNGQQGEDGHSAIDIGRMLIWLRIVRNEYPTHAAAIDRAVLRWNFRRLLDAEGLLYGAYKDNSGQLNSYRQGRLGPLQYAAKGFALWGFNVKASMRTDHYSMVTINGILLPFDNRPIKEAGLPRSQGEPFQIGAVVTGSSLLGGMEMGWTSPVYEMENNLWPEDDTSRQLASASFEVQQSRYEVEGLLTARTDHNLDHPPYFVIDSVFALGEPFATIDKSGKSHPEQACVSTGATFLLWAMFNTPYTDLLMNAVPDMFDSYGGWYAGYYEDSGIANKSISLNDNAAILEALAFVHSGILYRDSTTPGYWELTLKNESFESQGLPPSKFQIEFQPLLPLAKAEPMP; encoded by the coding sequence ATGAAACAACAGAATAAACTTGCCAGACTATTGCAAGTAACCGCACTTGTTACGGTATTATTTGCCCTGTGCGGGTGTAAACTGCATTCACGCTCAGCAAGTAGTGATGATATTTTCACATTCAAAATCGCTTCCGCGGAACCTTCTCCCAGACATGCCGTCGCAACAGGTAGCTTTTGGGAGCAAGAATCCCCTGCGGTTCTGTCTGAAAAAGATATGAACAGCGCAAAACAAGCATGGGCTTATTTCGAGCGCACAATATTTCCAGAAACCGGCCTACCTCAGGGAGCTGTCGGCAGCGACACCCTGACCATGCACAATATAGCCGGATACCTAGCAGCACTGACATGTGCTAAAAGGCTGGAAATAATAGATAGCATCTCTTTTCACACTCGCATGACCAAATTAGTTACATGGCTGAATTCCATGCAATTAAACTCAATGGGTACTCCCAATACTTTTTATAATGCTCGCACCGGGCAGATGATCCAAAATAATGGACAGCAAGGTGAGGATGGACATTCTGCAATCGACATTGGTCGCATGCTCATCTGGTTGCGCATTGTCCGTAACGAATACCCTACCCATGCCGCAGCAATAGACAGAGCGGTACTGCGCTGGAATTTCAGAAGATTGCTTGATGCCGAGGGACTCCTTTACGGAGCATATAAAGATAATTCAGGGCAACTTAATTCTTATAGGCAAGGCCGCTTAGGCCCATTACAATATGCGGCAAAAGGTTTTGCTTTATGGGGTTTCAATGTGAAAGCCTCTATGCGCACTGACCATTATTCGATGGTGACAATTAATGGAATTCTACTTCCATTTGATAACCGTCCTATCAAAGAAGCCGGACTCCCCCGCTCACAAGGTGAACCCTTTCAGATTGGAGCAGTTGTAACTGGCAGTAGCTTGCTTGGCGGAATGGAAATGGGATGGACATCCCCAGTCTACGAAATGGAAAACAATCTATGGCCTGAAGATGATACTTCCCGCCAACTTGCATCGGCATCTTTTGAAGTTCAACAATCCCGATACGAAGTAGAAGGACTACTGACAGCACGAACAGATCACAATCTTGATCACCCTCCATATTTTGTAATAGATTCAGTATTTGCTCTCGGGGAACCTTTTGCCACCATAGATAAATCAGGAAAGAGCCACCCCGAACAAGCGTGTGTTTCCACTGGAGCCACATTCCTACTTTGGGCCATGTTCAATACTCCATATACCGACCTGCTCATGAACGCAGTTCCTGATATGTTTGACAGTTACGGCGGATGGTATGCTGGTTATTACGAAGACAGTGGAATAGCGAACAAATCCATTTCATTAAATGACAATGCCGCCATCCTGGAAGCACTTGCTTTCGTCCATTCAGGCATACTTTATAGAGATTCAACCACACCCGGCTATTGGGAGCTTACTCTTAAAAACGAATCCTTTGAATCACAGGGACTTCCACCGTCGAAATTCCAAATTGAATTTCAACCACTGCTACCTTTGGCAAAAGCGGAGCCGATGCCATGA
- a CDS encoding DUF3131 domain-containing protein: MRIKFIKLISTVMLLALVISGFSAMFPANSEADFKPAVKQVPRQGPLTPREQKWAETAWDYFKNNVNQQTGLAGAQPNYSPFTMWDLSAHIAAVVAAKELGIIDSKDFDSRIRKIVSWLNVMELFRGDLPNQFYSADNGAMVDWSNQPGALGWSALDLGRLLTWLKILKERYPEYAEQIDKSVMRWNWSKLMDRQGIMFGASYYQRDANNLIHYAEGRLGYEEYAARGFGLWGANTKTASKIDPYSTITIYGVPVPFDARDPENEHAPNFVVTENYVLDGIEHNWDLPGDRNTNVNRHSDPMQAKFAWNVYKAQESRFLNTGILTAKTEDAVDKAPYFIYDTILGQGIPWATLSHEGTPMPELSSLNTKAALGLWVLFKSDYTDLLAEVASTMYEPGKGFYVGRYEKTGKLNHAITLNGNGVILEILLYKTQGKLLKYSDSKSYWDKFFKSNSLPSKALPPWKYQPYITIHKYDP; the protein is encoded by the coding sequence ATGAGAATAAAATTCATAAAATTAATTTCAACGGTTATGCTTCTCGCACTTGTAATTTCTGGTTTTTCAGCCATGTTTCCCGCAAATTCAGAAGCTGATTTCAAGCCAGCGGTTAAGCAGGTTCCAAGGCAAGGTCCGCTCACACCTAGAGAGCAAAAATGGGCAGAAACCGCATGGGATTACTTTAAAAACAATGTTAACCAGCAAACCGGACTCGCGGGAGCACAGCCGAACTACTCCCCTTTCACAATGTGGGATCTTTCAGCACATATAGCCGCAGTTGTTGCAGCCAAAGAGCTTGGAATTATTGACAGCAAAGATTTTGATTCGCGCATTAGAAAAATTGTTTCATGGCTGAATGTCATGGAACTTTTCAGAGGCGACCTGCCCAACCAATTTTACAGTGCGGACAACGGCGCAATGGTAGACTGGTCGAATCAACCTGGCGCACTGGGATGGTCAGCTCTAGATTTAGGCAGACTGCTTACGTGGCTGAAAATTCTAAAAGAACGCTACCCTGAATATGCAGAACAAATTGATAAATCGGTTATGCGCTGGAACTGGTCCAAGCTTATGGACCGTCAAGGTATTATGTTCGGGGCAAGTTACTATCAAAGGGACGCAAACAACCTGATCCACTACGCTGAAGGGCGGCTTGGATATGAAGAATATGCGGCCAGAGGATTCGGACTTTGGGGAGCAAACACAAAGACTGCTTCCAAAATTGATCCTTACTCCACCATAACCATCTACGGAGTTCCAGTTCCTTTCGATGCTCGGGACCCTGAAAATGAACATGCACCGAACTTTGTAGTGACAGAAAATTACGTTCTTGACGGGATTGAACATAACTGGGACCTACCCGGCGATCGTAATACCAATGTGAACCGCCACAGCGATCCCATGCAGGCTAAATTTGCTTGGAATGTATATAAAGCTCAAGAATCACGTTTTCTAAATACTGGAATACTTACTGCCAAAACTGAGGACGCGGTAGATAAGGCACCCTACTTTATCTACGACACAATTCTCGGACAAGGAATCCCGTGGGCAACTTTAAGCCACGAAGGAACCCCAATGCCGGAACTCTCCAGCCTAAACACTAAAGCAGCTCTTGGATTATGGGTTCTATTCAAATCTGATTATACTGACCTTTTGGCAGAGGTTGCCTCCACCATGTACGAACCGGGTAAAGGTTTCTACGTAGGACGTTATGAAAAAACAGGAAAACTTAATCATGCCATTACCCTGAACGGAAATGGTGTAATCCTCGAAATATTACTCTACAAAACTCAAGGAAAGTTGCTGAAATATAGTGATAGCAAAAGTTACTGGGATAAATTCTTTAAAAGTAACTCTCTGCCATCTAAAGCACTGCCACCGTGGAAATATCAACCTTACATAACCATACACAAATATGACCCTTGA
- a CDS encoding DUF3131 domain-containing protein — protein sequence MIHRKAAIFLIMLFLLPMQAGCGAIYENIKCGFSSPYDENELVLTQCNILSDRGQLFAEVAWTYFEKNYNTGTGLVNAAENYPYTSVGEIAAYLSAMISAHRMNILDERSFCQRVTKLIEWLNAMELYAGELPNLIYNTNTGRMVGFDMKPGSAGFSALDIGRLLTWLKVLKSEYPLFAEGIDRAVLRWNFCLAISSDDTLRSGRTVNGKTEFIYEGRLGWEAYAARGYELWGLNVRSSVPSPLRYIEIYGYKMPYDPRSSISTGVPVYLTSTPFLLEGMEFGFSDTGMPEGHPTGDDSLERSEIANGVYKIQEERYRREGIMTARSENGVDKPPYAVIGTITAEGKLWPTISRSGEMNYDLAVFSTRAIFGMWSLWDTEYTNFIMAAAACCFFEEGRGWLEGRYEKNWRINRVIVLETNAMVLESLLHKLTGPLVRVTKEPSFIDFYIRKELPMSDYPRCLPGREREDS from the coding sequence ATGATTCATCGTAAAGCCGCAATATTTCTAATTATGCTCTTTCTGCTTCCAATGCAGGCAGGGTGCGGCGCTATTTATGAAAATATAAAATGTGGGTTTTCTTCTCCTTATGATGAAAACGAACTCGTGCTGACGCAATGTAATATACTGTCCGATAGAGGACAGCTCTTTGCGGAAGTAGCGTGGACATATTTTGAAAAAAACTACAATACTGGAACCGGGCTGGTAAACGCGGCCGAAAACTATCCTTACACTTCCGTTGGAGAAATTGCGGCCTATCTTTCCGCCATGATTTCAGCGCATCGCATGAATATTCTGGATGAAAGATCTTTCTGCCAACGGGTAACTAAACTGATTGAATGGCTTAATGCCATGGAGCTTTATGCCGGAGAATTACCCAACCTGATTTACAATACCAATACAGGACGCATGGTCGGGTTTGACATGAAACCGGGTTCAGCCGGATTTTCCGCACTGGACATAGGACGGTTACTCACATGGCTAAAAGTTTTAAAATCAGAATACCCACTTTTTGCGGAAGGTATAGACCGCGCAGTATTGCGTTGGAATTTTTGTCTTGCCATATCAAGTGATGACACACTTCGAAGCGGGCGCACTGTAAACGGAAAAACAGAATTTATTTACGAAGGCAGGCTTGGCTGGGAAGCATACGCCGCAAGAGGATATGAATTATGGGGACTTAATGTCCGCTCTTCTGTGCCGTCTCCACTTCGCTATATAGAAATTTACGGATACAAAATGCCATATGATCCCCGGAGTTCTATCTCCACGGGAGTACCAGTATATCTAACATCCACACCTTTTTTACTTGAAGGTATGGAGTTCGGATTCTCTGATACTGGAATGCCGGAAGGTCACCCAACAGGAGATGACTCTCTTGAAAGATCGGAAATAGCTAATGGCGTTTATAAAATCCAAGAAGAACGCTATCGCCGCGAGGGCATAATGACTGCCAGAAGTGAAAACGGCGTAGATAAACCACCATACGCAGTCATCGGAACCATCACGGCAGAAGGAAAGCTCTGGCCGACCATTTCACGATCAGGAGAAATGAATTATGATCTGGCTGTTTTTTCGACCCGTGCAATTTTCGGGATGTGGTCGCTGTGGGACACAGAATACACAAACTTCATCATGGCTGCGGCAGCCTGCTGTTTCTTTGAGGAAGGACGAGGATGGCTTGAAGGACGATATGAAAAAAATTGGAGAATCAATAGGGTCATTGTGCTTGAAACAAATGCCATGGTTCTGGAATCTTTGCTTCATAAGCTTACAGGTCCGCTAGTGAGGGTTACTAAAGAACCAAGTTTCATTGATTTTTACATCCGCAAGGAACTACCAATGAGTGATTATCCTAGATGTTTACCGGGCAGAGAAAGAGAGGATTCATAA
- a CDS encoding DUF3131 domain-containing protein — MKSFRILTITFAICLMSAISAMAAFDGLGQLVSSPTFAEAVALYKNGKFEPSAMILQDLAENMRGLSPEVSGIVFVMASRAAENSGNARAYESWGMATARFARAGMSWNEVRKNLDQQLEMARLGAAGPAAVGAGQSPGFAGPAVSLPPEAGRMATAWELFGLKNYIRPSTGLRREKTADQIWNNMGDAGQGPVTVIPYSEGVWGQASTNSPQPNLNISGRTNLPIVKKTAVPRNHSSAAAAATIAAANDSTNSKPELNETYRDAARLAWSYFQRNYQSSTGLYNGLDLYSVTTVWEIGSSLAALNAAYELELISGDEFKQRAGLMLQTLSSMDLYNDELPNKLYFAESARMIGEDQKPTSSGIGWVGPDVARLLLWLKKTAILHPEFKPAIENIFNRMRTERLVTNGLIYSMNVYAGKEITTVVNGFGHGSYAAESLKVWGLNAWSSSDYRKTLGYKNMLGVKVPYDKSVKSLLSSKPFVLTLMEFGKTGNEQDKLIRRIYEVQKARYNKTKTITCVSDGRLDRAPWFATSAIIAKNGKKTWQCISPYSDKPINLFWSSTAMAFGWDALYNTAYTRMLIENLSPLSEQGKGFYSGKYDTAGANKAITLETNALILEAAMYRKMSGTITPTPIKNRK, encoded by the coding sequence ATGAAATCTTTCCGCATTCTGACAATAACCTTCGCTATATGCTTGATGAGTGCAATTTCAGCAATGGCAGCTTTCGACGGACTGGGCCAGCTAGTTTCCAGCCCGACATTTGCTGAAGCGGTTGCCCTCTATAAAAATGGAAAATTTGAGCCATCAGCCATGATTTTACAAGATCTTGCTGAAAATATGAGAGGACTCTCGCCGGAAGTTAGCGGAATAGTCTTCGTAATGGCCAGCCGCGCAGCAGAAAACTCCGGAAACGCAAGAGCCTACGAATCTTGGGGGATGGCCACAGCTCGCTTTGCGAGAGCCGGAATGTCGTGGAATGAAGTCCGAAAAAACCTAGATCAACAACTTGAAATGGCTAGACTCGGGGCCGCCGGACCTGCGGCGGTAGGAGCAGGACAATCGCCCGGATTTGCTGGCCCGGCAGTAAGTCTTCCGCCAGAAGCAGGACGTATGGCTACAGCGTGGGAATTGTTCGGTCTAAAAAACTACATTAGACCCTCCACCGGACTGCGCAGAGAAAAAACAGCCGATCAAATATGGAACAACATGGGTGATGCAGGACAAGGCCCTGTTACAGTTATTCCTTATTCTGAAGGAGTATGGGGACAAGCTTCGACTAACAGTCCACAACCGAATCTAAACATATCCGGCAGAACCAATCTGCCAATTGTAAAAAAGACCGCAGTGCCCAGAAATCACAGCTCAGCCGCAGCAGCCGCGACAATAGCGGCGGCCAACGATTCAACAAACTCGAAACCCGAATTAAATGAGACCTACCGTGATGCAGCTAGACTCGCATGGAGCTATTTCCAGCGAAATTACCAATCTTCAACAGGATTATACAACGGGCTGGATCTATACTCAGTTACCACAGTCTGGGAAATTGGATCTTCACTTGCCGCACTTAACGCCGCCTATGAATTAGAACTTATAAGTGGTGATGAATTTAAGCAGCGTGCAGGATTAATGCTTCAAACGCTATCATCCATGGATCTGTATAACGACGAATTGCCGAATAAGCTGTATTTTGCCGAGTCAGCAAGAATGATTGGTGAAGATCAAAAGCCAACTTCATCTGGCATTGGGTGGGTCGGCCCAGATGTAGCAAGATTATTGTTATGGCTCAAAAAAACAGCAATACTACATCCAGAATTTAAACCTGCCATAGAAAATATTTTTAATAGAATGCGCACAGAGAGGCTCGTCACAAACGGGTTGATCTACAGCATGAATGTTTATGCAGGAAAGGAAATTACAACGGTTGTAAATGGGTTCGGTCATGGCTCTTATGCAGCTGAAAGCTTAAAAGTTTGGGGCCTCAACGCATGGTCTTCAAGTGATTACCGCAAAACTCTAGGTTACAAAAACATGCTGGGAGTAAAGGTTCCATATGATAAATCTGTAAAATCTCTCCTTTCTTCAAAACCCTTTGTGTTAACCCTTATGGAATTTGGAAAAACAGGAAACGAACAAGATAAACTTATAAGGCGCATCTATGAAGTACAGAAAGCTCGCTACAATAAAACAAAAACAATTACCTGTGTAAGCGATGGAAGGCTGGACCGCGCTCCGTGGTTTGCTACCAGTGCAATAATAGCAAAAAACGGTAAAAAAACGTGGCAATGTATTAGCCCGTATTCCGATAAACCTATTAATCTATTCTGGTCATCGACCGCCATGGCTTTCGGATGGGACGCTCTATACAACACGGCCTACACACGCATGCTAATCGAAAACCTATCCCCTCTTAGTGAGCAAGGTAAGGGTTTTTATTCTGGGAAGTATGACACAGCAGGTGCAAACAAAGCCATCACACTCGAGACCAATGCTCTAATTCTTGAAGCCGCCATGTACAGAAAAATGTCCGGAACTATCACGCCTACGCCAATTAAAAATCGGAAATAG
- a CDS encoding ABC transporter substrate-binding protein, translating to MKFIKILILAAILSLAAACAKTPTPENPALLTIFGDVNRVFSENSKDLGTLNDFMSIHPEIKVKVIPEYDEWQIHEKSMKIMKDPAAEQPDIIEMPGSWVADFTHDNLLLPIGSWFNKLSPTDRSDYLKPLIAGYSKDDELYGLPALVGLQYLYARKDLLPESGVPHTLDELIATSRFIKEKFGIQGIIFPSKGLNLYKFYYTLLQIELHGQKSANRLEAHTSAYKNFTILVRENQPDYDKYDHTTAEGEFRSGRAGLSINGNYVWFLLSQSAEVGFPVHPKDVLVDFLPVANESDRKQNYIWTRGYAVNNRTKHPEQALQLLKFLTSQRSDFYRLKNKYILPARKSAAVYGANLPAMSPKPAQAMYEQGEQAPEIVKVNQSTPGWYGAASATLELLKESLAKDIAPESVAERMIQIENGLANK from the coding sequence ATGAAATTCATTAAAATTCTAATCCTTGCAGCTATTTTAAGCCTAGCCGCGGCCTGCGCGAAAACCCCTACCCCCGAAAATCCGGCATTACTTACAATTTTTGGCGACGTTAACCGCGTCTTTAGCGAGAACAGCAAAGACCTTGGAACATTGAATGACTTTATGTCTATCCATCCTGAAATTAAAGTTAAAGTTATCCCCGAATATGATGAATGGCAAATCCATGAAAAATCTATGAAAATAATGAAAGATCCTGCGGCAGAACAACCAGACATAATAGAAATGCCGGGTAGCTGGGTTGCGGATTTTACACATGACAATCTTCTTCTACCAATCGGATCATGGTTCAACAAGCTCTCACCCACTGATCGTTCTGACTATCTGAAACCACTTATTGCCGGATACTCCAAAGACGATGAACTTTACGGTCTTCCGGCTCTAGTCGGATTACAATATCTATACGCCCGCAAGGACCTCCTCCCTGAATCAGGAGTACCACACACACTTGATGAACTGATCGCTACTTCTAGATTTATAAAAGAGAAGTTCGGGATTCAAGGCATTATATTCCCATCTAAAGGTCTTAACCTTTATAAATTTTACTACACTCTACTTCAAATTGAGCTACATGGACAAAAATCGGCAAACAGGCTTGAAGCTCACACATCAGCTTACAAAAATTTTACTATACTGGTGAGGGAAAATCAGCCCGACTACGATAAATATGACCATACCACTGCTGAGGGAGAATTTCGCTCAGGACGCGCAGGATTATCTATAAACGGTAACTATGTATGGTTCCTTTTAAGCCAAAGCGCTGAAGTGGGCTTTCCAGTTCACCCGAAAGATGTGCTTGTAGACTTTCTGCCCGTTGCTAACGAATCAGACCGTAAACAGAACTATATCTGGACCAGAGGGTATGCCGTTAACAATAGAACCAAGCACCCAGAACAGGCACTACAGCTATTGAAGTTCCTTACTTCTCAACGCTCTGACTTCTACCGCCTAAAAAACAAATACATACTCCCTGCCCGCAAATCCGCCGCCGTATACGGAGCAAATCTTCCAGCCATGAGCCCTAAACCGGCACAAGCCATGTATGAACAAGGCGAACAGGCTCCGGAAATAGTCAAAGTCAATCAATCTACTCCCGGATGGTACGGAGCAGCCAGCGCAACTCTTGAACTTTTAAAAGAGTCTCTAGCTAAAGACATTGCACCTGAATCCGTAGCTGAAAGAATGATACAGATCGAGAATGGTCTTGCAAATAAATAA
- a CDS encoding glycosyltransferase family 39 protein codes for MNDKAKHIDLALWAIMLLATILRLYSIGDESLWIDEGQTVAYATKSFSGIIEYCARDVHPPLYLFIMHIWTELFGISETALRLPSAIFGVIAVFLTFKVGEKLMSRNAALLGALFLAVSYMGINFSQEARSYTILLSAILLACHGLLLFIDNPSRKNFLYYAASIALMLYIHTFTAFIILFHQLYFITKFTITPGQRIKRLVGWISVNVAALIIFSPWLYFLVKQVLAKLGGEGPGSWVPAPDLFTAWRTFVQLAGGTAPLAAVAFALILCLISIIIPSLRRMVKDSIQNQTNNSMTGLFLGLWFTCAVATPFVFSLILSPIYVERYAIQFLPGFCLFVGLVITRIAPPALKVAALCLFLTATTHGLWLYYSSYDKEQWREVAQYVKENVKPGEALVLSAPWIYEPFVYYFGDDGDPKIIPAFSHVDLKKETQNFDNIWLIQAHEFFSDPDGQVPAFLSERRLIKKHKDFKEGIKTNPILVHFQSIRVTKYDAGRMQDYLRKGNAVENLASSEQESMLVTWLPDSLIIEQSGFNIANKNNSTVIKSGSDTRLRYRFDSPVKIGEGAISFRILPQWKVENEKYMLLMAKGPKWDKGSVFLEMSPEKTLRALFFKDGFTGMVEGQPIELSKNQWHNITIDWNRAFASIYVDGNIYAKADLPVPFQSDFKTLHLGADHQNQFPALGEYDDLMIFDTPLSAEDAHKLYTSGSGRPAYWYDLDLQGRRSSTEMGKGFSSGEDQFFTSVTPKSIDNKNAEGSASFTFTPDWSAGDNKQRMLLGFYGKAWNMGSMFLEKTSKDFLQLIRWEKGIPTCVVGQEIPDWKQNEPHKISISWSKAGISMTLDGKTFSSACSPNSEAGFESLTIANDGSGNIPAMGRFEDIRINP; via the coding sequence ATGAATGACAAAGCCAAACACATAGACCTTGCATTATGGGCAATAATGTTACTTGCCACGATCCTGAGGCTTTACTCCATCGGTGATGAAAGTCTTTGGATAGACGAAGGACAGACCGTTGCTTATGCAACAAAATCCTTCAGCGGTATCATTGAATACTGCGCTCGAGACGTTCACCCTCCGCTCTACCTTTTCATCATGCACATATGGACCGAGCTTTTCGGAATATCTGAAACAGCTCTACGACTACCCTCCGCAATCTTCGGAGTTATTGCCGTCTTCTTGACTTTCAAGGTCGGCGAAAAACTCATGAGTAGAAACGCCGCACTGCTTGGAGCTCTTTTCCTTGCAGTCTCATATATGGGTATAAATTTCTCGCAAGAAGCTCGCAGCTACACCATACTACTTAGTGCAATTTTACTTGCCTGCCACGGACTGCTTCTTTTTATAGATAATCCAAGTCGCAAAAACTTTTTATACTACGCTGCAAGCATCGCCCTGATGCTTTACATCCATACTTTCACAGCCTTTATAATTTTATTTCATCAATTATACTTCATAACTAAGTTTACAATCACCCCGGGTCAGCGAATTAAACGACTGGTCGGTTGGATAAGTGTAAATGTTGCGGCACTCATAATTTTCAGTCCGTGGCTGTACTTTCTAGTCAAACAGGTTTTAGCCAAGCTGGGTGGGGAAGGCCCGGGATCATGGGTTCCTGCCCCTGATCTATTCACAGCATGGCGAACATTCGTACAGCTAGCAGGTGGAACCGCACCACTTGCAGCAGTAGCATTCGCTCTAATTCTCTGCCTGATCTCCATCATAATCCCGTCACTTCGACGTATGGTAAAAGACTCCATCCAAAACCAGACAAACAATTCCATGACCGGACTTTTCCTAGGATTATGGTTTACCTGCGCGGTTGCCACTCCCTTCGTATTTTCTCTAATTCTCTCGCCAATTTATGTAGAACGTTATGCGATCCAATTCTTACCCGGATTCTGCCTGTTTGTAGGACTTGTCATAACTCGTATAGCTCCACCAGCACTCAAAGTAGCTGCCCTATGCCTTTTTCTCACGGCCACAACGCATGGATTGTGGCTCTACTACTCATCATATGACAAAGAGCAGTGGCGGGAAGTTGCACAATACGTCAAAGAAAATGTAAAGCCCGGTGAAGCTTTGGTCCTCAGCGCTCCATGGATATATGAACCTTTCGTGTATTACTTCGGAGATGACGGAGATCCTAAAATAATCCCTGCTTTCAGTCATGTAGATTTAAAAAAAGAAACCCAAAATTTTGATAATATATGGCTCATTCAGGCCCATGAATTCTTTTCAGACCCCGATGGACAAGTGCCTGCTTTTCTTTCAGAAAGACGGTTAATAAAGAAGCATAAAGACTTTAAAGAAGGAATTAAAACCAACCCGATATTAGTTCACTTCCAGTCAATCCGAGTAACCAAATATGACGCAGGAAGGATGCAGGATTACCTTAGAAAAGGAAATGCGGTAGAAAATCTTGCTTCTTCTGAACAAGAAAGCATGTTGGTAACATGGCTACCGGATAGTCTGATTATCGAACAGTCAGGCTTTAATATTGCAAACAAAAACAACTCCACTGTAATAAAATCTGGATCAGACACACGGCTACGCTACAGATTCGATTCTCCCGTAAAAATTGGAGAAGGTGCTATATCGTTCAGAATTCTACCGCAATGGAAAGTCGAGAATGAAAAGTACATGCTGTTAATGGCAAAAGGTCCTAAATGGGACAAAGGATCTGTTTTTCTGGAAATGTCTCCAGAAAAGACACTCAGGGCCCTCTTTTTCAAAGATGGATTCACAGGTATGGTGGAAGGCCAGCCTATCGAATTGTCAAAAAATCAGTGGCACAATATTACGATAGACTGGAACAGAGCGTTCGCTTCTATTTATGTTGATGGCAATATTTACGCAAAAGCCGACCTTCCTGTTCCATTTCAATCTGACTTCAAAACGCTGCACCTAGGTGCAGACCATCAGAACCAGTTCCCCGCTCTCGGTGAATATGACGACCTGATGATATTCGACACACCTCTATCCGCGGAGGATGCACATAAATTGTATACTTCTGGTTCAGGCCGTCCGGCATACTGGTATGATCTTGATTTGCAAGGAAGAAGAAGCAGCACGGAAATGGGTAAAGGATTCAGCTCGGGAGAAGATCAGTTCTTCACTTCCGTAACACCGAAAAGCATAGATAATAAAAACGCGGAAGGAAGTGCGTCTTTCACCTTCACTCCAGATTGGTCCGCTGGCGACAATAAGCAAAGGATGCTCTTAGGTTTTTACGGGAAAGCATGGAACATGGGATCAATGTTTTTAGAGAAAACATCAAAAGATTTTCTGCAACTTATTAGATGGGAAAAAGGAATCCCTACATGCGTGGTTGGGCAGGAAATACCTGACTGGAAACAAAACGAACCCCATAAGATTTCCATCTCATGGAGCAAGGCTGGTATATCTATGACATTGGACGGGAAAACGTTCAGCTCCGCTTGTTCACCAAATTCGGAAGCAGGGTTTGAATCCCTGACAATTGCGAATGATGGTAGCGGAAATATTCCAGCTATGGGACGATTTGAAGATATTAGGATTAATCCATAA